From Staphylothermus hellenicus DSM 12710, a single genomic window includes:
- a CDS encoding LSM domain-containing protein — MAETAHKILLEHLGDIVLIKLKGEREVRGKLKSYDQHLNIVLDDAEEIRENGSTRKLGTIVIRGDTVILISPIKG, encoded by the coding sequence TTGGCTGAAACAGCACATAAGATATTATTAGAACACCTCGGAGACATAGTCTTAATAAAACTTAAAGGAGAACGAGAAGTCCGCGGAAAACTGAAAAGCTATGATCAACACCTAAACATTGTTCTAGACGATGCAGAAGAAATAAGAGAAAACGGTTCAACAAGAAAGCTGGGAACAATAGTTATTAGAGGAGACACAGTAATACTAATCTCACCCATCAAAGGCTAA
- a CDS encoding 50S ribosomal protein L37e, which yields MGKGTSSRGKHGRSKTHIRCRRCGRYAFNVAKGYCAACGFGRSKRIRRYSWQNKKVNRIRIR from the coding sequence ATGGGAAAAGGAACATCAAGCAGGGGTAAACATGGAAGAAGCAAAACACATATAAGATGTAGAAGATGCGGAAGATACGCATTCAACGTAGCAAAAGGATACTGTGCAGCATGCGGATTCGGGAGAAGCAAGAGAATAAGAAGATATAGTTGGCAAAACAAAAAAGTAAACAGAATAAGGATCAGGTAA
- a CDS encoding alkaline phosphatase family protein, which produces MDTDKKTISVVGLDGLGRQYLAKMINSGEMPYLKHIVENADVNTNIYCFPPSTPSSWPSLMSGVNLGKHGIYDFLKYSNGKIRLFNALDLGHPRIHEMMAMLKQPVLMINPVHSYPIIPVSNTMHVISLTFFTPKPVVYPSYLRKYIENYKQYTYKSLNEFFENYISDLEYRLGVIEELTGKYNYRLIWVNFEVPDRLLHLASEQKRYNILDKLVLKRERIIFRKLDKIIKFLSNETDNVAIVSDHGFHCYNKRISINTILYKHGFVKPAEKGLSTEAEEELSKVLLKKNNPQKIIPADNPLIKIARKPIIKPVARLINNLYTKLTKKGIMIEFPDVDHTKSKAFLYSELSFAIIINRKKYNGDPMRIVEIIKRYEGIKHVWLKDEIFSGPYLGELPDIYIYPDFDKGYYIVKPKIYDKIYESRPVLHHHPLGIFIMKDLNEYKLKHKIINNTAVASIIMGWLGIPLSSWIDDKELVARIFGGNVKYTDRYINLWNLNKRIFAARFFKSRK; this is translated from the coding sequence ATGGATACGGATAAGAAGACTATTAGTGTAGTAGGATTAGATGGTTTAGGAAGGCAGTACTTGGCAAAAATGATAAACTCGGGAGAAATGCCCTACCTAAAACATATTGTTGAAAATGCAGATGTTAATACCAACATATACTGTTTTCCCCCCTCCACGCCTTCCTCATGGCCCAGTCTAATGAGTGGCGTTAACTTAGGTAAGCATGGAATATATGATTTCCTAAAATATAGTAATGGAAAGATAAGATTGTTTAATGCATTAGATCTGGGGCATCCTCGGATACATGAAATGATGGCAATGCTTAAACAACCCGTTCTCATGATAAATCCTGTTCATTCTTATCCCATTATACCTGTATCCAACACTATGCACGTTATTTCATTAACATTCTTCACTCCCAAACCAGTGGTTTATCCGAGTTATCTCCGTAAATATATAGAAAATTATAAACAATACACATATAAATCACTCAACGAGTTTTTTGAAAACTATATCAGTGATCTCGAATATAGACTTGGTGTTATAGAGGAGTTAACGGGAAAATATAATTACAGGCTTATCTGGGTAAACTTTGAAGTACCAGATCGGTTGTTGCATTTAGCAAGCGAACAAAAACGATATAACATATTAGATAAATTGGTATTAAAGCGTGAAAGAATTATTTTTAGGAAATTAGATAAAATAATTAAGTTCTTAAGCAATGAAACTGATAATGTCGCCATCGTTTCTGATCACGGTTTTCACTGTTATAATAAAAGGATATCTATAAATACTATCCTGTATAAACATGGCTTTGTAAAACCTGCTGAGAAAGGATTAAGTACTGAGGCTGAGGAGGAATTATCAAAAGTATTGCTGAAGAAAAATAACCCACAGAAAATTATTCCTGCAGATAATCCATTAATTAAAATTGCTAGAAAACCTATTATAAAGCCTGTAGCCAGATTAATAAATAACTTGTATACAAAACTAACCAAAAAAGGAATAATGATTGAGTTCCCAGATGTAGATCACACGAAATCAAAAGCATTTCTTTATAGTGAATTATCATTTGCTATAATCATTAACAGGAAAAAATATAATGGAGACCCTATGCGAATAGTTGAGATAATTAAGAGATATGAAGGAATAAAACATGTGTGGTTAAAGGACGAAATATTTTCTGGACCTTATCTAGGGGAACTGCCGGATATCTATATATATCCTGATTTTGACAAAGGATACTATATCGTTAAACCTAAAATCTATGATAAAATCTACGAAAGCAGACCAGTGCTCCATCATCATCCATTAGGGATCTTTATTATGAAAGATCTTAATGAGTATAAGTTGAAACATAAAATAATTAACAATACAGCTGTAGCCTCCATAATTATGGGCTGGTTAGGCATTCCTCTGAGTAGTTGGATTGATGATAAAGAATTGGTGGCGAGAATTTTCGGTGGAAATGTAAAATATACTGATAGATACATTAATCTTTGGAATTTGAATAAGAGAATATTTGCAGCGAGATTCTTTAAAAGTAGAAAATAA
- a CDS encoding DUF1947 domain-containing protein: MARRYVLSKRERRRLLEELEQRYGSIGVGKNDVVEIFEERNKFKILIINNVPAFIFYEDKWIPHLKYLLRNPNIKAPIVVVDMGAVKPLLRGADLMAPGIREIIGVFGRGDVIVVVEEKYRKPFVTGIALVDSNDIVSGKIKKGKVVKNIHRIGDSFWNML; this comes from the coding sequence ATGGCTAGAAGATATGTGTTATCTAAGCGTGAGCGTAGACGGTTGTTGGAGGAGTTGGAGCAGAGGTATGGTAGTATAGGTGTGGGTAAGAATGATGTTGTCGAAATATTTGAGGAGAGGAACAAGTTTAAAATACTTATCATAAATAATGTGCCAGCCTTTATATTCTACGAGGATAAATGGATTCCTCACCTAAAATACCTTCTCAGAAACCCCAACATAAAAGCTCCCATAGTAGTTGTTGATATGGGTGCTGTTAAGCCGTTGCTTAGAGGCGCTGATTTAATGGCGCCAGGTATACGTGAGATTATAGGGGTTTTTGGGAGGGGGGATGTTATAGTTGTTGTGGAGGAAAAGTATCGTAAACCCTTCGTTACAGGCATAGCTCTTGTTGATTCCAACGATATAGTTTCTGGTAAGATTAAGAAAGGTAAGGTTGTCAAGAATATTCATAGGATAGGAGATAGTTTCTGGAATATGTTATGA